In Mesorhizobium sp. 113-3-3, a genomic segment contains:
- the nagZ gene encoding beta-N-acetylhexosaminidase: MTESKSMILGCAGKSLTREEINFYRNECPWAFILFARNIGETEQIRDLVAEMRDCIGRPDALVFIDQEGGRVQRLRPPLAPNYPAGGALGALWRDDHDAGARAAWLMARLHAFDLLRYGITADCLPVLDVPIEGASDVIGARAYGKEPRAVIELGRAAAEGLMSGGVLPVMKHIPGHGRAFADTHFELPTVDASLSDLQRHDFAPFRELNDLPMAMTAHVVYSAIDPKNPATTSGKVIDEIIRRDIGFDGLLMSDDTSMKALSGDFPTKAASILAAGCDLVLHCNGVFEEMAGIASRTTGLEGKSLERAKRALTYIRKRDAAEETEIRAEFATYFDAVA, translated from the coding sequence ATGACCGAATCAAAATCCATGATCCTCGGCTGCGCCGGGAAATCGCTCACCCGCGAAGAAATCAATTTCTATCGCAATGAATGCCCGTGGGCCTTCATCCTGTTTGCCCGCAACATCGGCGAGACCGAGCAGATCCGCGATCTCGTCGCCGAGATGCGCGACTGCATCGGGCGGCCGGACGCGCTGGTGTTCATCGACCAGGAAGGTGGCCGGGTGCAACGCCTGCGGCCGCCGCTGGCGCCGAACTATCCGGCGGGCGGGGCGCTTGGCGCGCTGTGGCGCGACGATCACGACGCCGGCGCCCGTGCTGCCTGGCTGATGGCGCGCCTGCACGCCTTCGACCTGCTGCGCTACGGCATCACCGCGGATTGCCTGCCGGTGCTCGACGTGCCGATCGAAGGCGCCAGCGACGTCATCGGCGCGCGCGCCTACGGCAAGGAGCCGCGCGCGGTCATCGAACTCGGCCGGGCCGCCGCAGAGGGCCTGATGTCGGGCGGCGTGCTGCCTGTGATGAAGCACATCCCCGGTCATGGCAGGGCCTTTGCCGACACGCATTTCGAACTGCCAACGGTCGATGCCTCGCTCAGCGATCTGCAACGACATGACTTTGCCCCGTTCAGGGAGCTCAACGACCTGCCGATGGCGATGACGGCGCATGTGGTCTACAGCGCCATCGACCCCAAGAACCCGGCGACGACGTCAGGCAAGGTCATCGACGAGATCATCCGCCGCGACATCGGCTTTGACGGGCTCCTGATGAGCGACGACACCTCGATGAAGGCACTTTCTGGGGATTTCCCGACAAAGGCGGCGTCGATCCTTGCGGCGGGCTGCGATCTGGTCCTTCACTGCAACGGCGTTTTCGAGGAGATGGCGGGCATTGCGTCGCGCACCACGGGGCTTGAGGGCAAGTCGCTGGAGCGTGCAAAGCGGGCGCTGACCTATATAAGGAAACGCGACGCGGCCGAGGAAACCGAGATACGCGCTGAATTTGCCACCTATTTCGATGCGGTGGCCTAA
- a CDS encoding segregation and condensation protein A → MDRLWAENDDSRVTGDPSLVVDVAGFEGPLDLLLHLARTQKVDLARISILALVEQYLAFVETARALRLELAADYLVMAAWLAFLKSKLLIPKQPGEEGESGEELAAVLQFRLKRLEAMRDAAARLVNRNRLGRDVFARGMPEMVIIEKRNAYSASLYDLLTAYAQQRQKQAITNVTIARRGVWSLKDARDILTRLIGSLRDWTALDSFLIQYMTSPEERRTAIASSFAATLELVRERKMDLRQDEVFAPIYLRDHRAPAIKAVEVAS, encoded by the coding sequence ATGGACCGCCTGTGGGCCGAGAATGACGATTCACGCGTCACCGGCGACCCGTCGCTGGTCGTCGACGTGGCCGGTTTCGAAGGCCCGCTCGATCTGCTCCTGCACCTTGCCCGCACCCAGAAGGTCGACCTGGCGCGCATCTCCATCCTGGCGCTGGTCGAGCAGTATCTGGCGTTTGTCGAGACGGCGAGGGCGCTGCGGCTCGAACTTGCGGCCGACTATCTGGTGATGGCGGCGTGGCTCGCCTTCCTCAAGTCGAAGCTGTTGATCCCCAAGCAGCCAGGTGAAGAGGGCGAAAGCGGCGAGGAACTGGCGGCCGTGTTGCAATTCCGGCTGAAGCGGCTGGAAGCCATGCGCGATGCGGCGGCGCGCCTGGTCAACCGCAACCGGCTCGGGCGCGACGTGTTCGCGCGCGGCATGCCCGAAATGGTCATCATCGAGAAGCGCAACGCCTATTCGGCGTCGCTCTACGATCTCCTGACCGCCTATGCCCAGCAGCGGCAGAAGCAGGCGATCACCAATGTGACGATCGCCAGACGAGGCGTGTGGTCGCTCAAGGACGCGCGCGACATCCTGACCCGGCTGATCGGCTCGCTGCGTGACTGGACCGCCCTGGACAGCTTCCTCATCCAATACATGACCAGCCCGGAAGAGCGGCGTACGGCGATCGCCAGCTCGTTCGCGGCGACACTGGAACTGGTGCGCGAGCGCAAGATGGATCTGCGGCAGGACGAGGTGTTCGCGCCGATCTATCTGCGCGATCACCGCGCTCCGGCAATCAAGGCAGTCGAGGTGGCATCATGA
- the scpB gene encoding SMC-Scp complex subunit ScpB encodes MSERANASVIPFKVDDELEGELDQASAENPAQNPAERLHMAEAVRMAEAIVFASAEPVSEKQLAARLPDGINVALAMAELQQVYARRGVNLVRVGDAWAFRTAGDLAFLMSRDTVQQRKLSRAALEVLAIIAYHQPVTRAEIEDIRGVETSKGTLDTLLETEWVRMRGRRKTPGRPVTYGTTETFLDHFALEEIRDLPGMEELKGAGLLSGRMPSNFSIPQPPADPDALTEDEDPLTDIDLEELGLLTPRVTED; translated from the coding sequence ATGAGCGAACGCGCCAACGCTTCGGTTATCCCCTTCAAGGTGGACGATGAACTGGAAGGCGAGCTCGACCAGGCCTCGGCAGAGAACCCGGCGCAGAATCCGGCCGAGCGCCTGCATATGGCGGAGGCCGTGCGCATGGCCGAGGCGATCGTGTTCGCCAGCGCCGAACCCGTCAGCGAAAAGCAGCTTGCCGCGCGCCTCCCCGACGGCATCAACGTTGCCCTGGCGATGGCCGAGCTGCAGCAGGTCTATGCACGGCGCGGCGTCAATCTGGTGCGGGTCGGCGACGCCTGGGCGTTCCGCACCGCCGGTGACCTCGCCTTCCTGATGAGCCGCGACACGGTGCAGCAGCGCAAGCTTTCGCGCGCGGCGCTCGAGGTGCTGGCGATCATCGCCTATCACCAGCCGGTGACGCGCGCCGAGATCGAGGACATCCGCGGTGTCGAGACGTCGAAGGGCACGCTGGACACGCTGCTCGAGACGGAATGGGTGCGCATGCGCGGCCGCCGCAAGACGCCCGGTCGTCCCGTAACCTATGGCACCACCGAAACCTTCCTCGACCATTTCGCACTCGAGGAAATCCGCGATCTTCCCGGAATGGAAGAACTGAAGGGGGCGGGCCTGCTCTCGGGGCGCATGCCGTCGAATTTCTCCATCCCGCAGCCGCCGGCCGATCCCGACGCGCTGACCGAGGACGAGGATCCGCTGACTGACATCGATCTCGAGGAACTAGGTCTGCTGACGCCGCGCGTCACGGAAGATTGA
- a CDS encoding twin-arginine translocase TatA/TatE family subunit, with protein MGSFSIWHWMIVLVIVLLVFGRGKIPELMGDMAKGIKSFKKGMADDDVADDKRTVEHRADETVSAVKEKASKS; from the coding sequence ATGGGTTCATTTTCGATTTGGCACTGGATGATCGTGCTGGTGATCGTGCTGCTGGTTTTCGGCCGCGGCAAGATTCCCGAGCTGATGGGCGACATGGCCAAAGGCATCAAGAGCTTCAAGAAGGGCATGGCGGACGACGACGTCGCCGACGACAAGCGCACCGTCGAACACCGTGCCGACGAGACCGTTTCGGCCGTGAAGGAAAAAGCCAGCAAGAGCTGA
- the tatB gene encoding Sec-independent protein translocase protein TatB translates to MFEVGWTEMLVIAIVMIVVVGPKDLPNMLRTFGRTTAKLRSMAADFQKQFNEALKEAELDDVKKSVDELRGLSPVAEIRKQLNPFEQAAADVRAGVDQAMKPKPAADPATPAASTPQAAEPLKNAATEMPGVSAAGAAAPTPIFPAMTDESVVTASTEPAVAPKASAAKKAAKASPTAKAPAKAATAKAAPVATAKAASASKTPAKASAAKPAAASVKNTAAKATAGKTMAKAEPKPAPVKKPAAKKTAGAAK, encoded by the coding sequence ATGTTTGAAGTCGGCTGGACCGAAATGCTGGTGATCGCGATCGTCATGATCGTGGTCGTCGGGCCGAAGGATTTGCCCAATATGCTGCGCACCTTCGGCCGCACGACGGCGAAGCTGCGCTCGATGGCCGCCGACTTCCAGAAACAGTTCAACGAAGCGCTGAAGGAAGCCGAACTCGACGACGTCAAGAAGTCGGTCGACGAACTCAGGGGCTTGAGCCCCGTTGCCGAGATCAGGAAACAGCTCAACCCGTTCGAGCAGGCGGCCGCCGATGTGCGCGCCGGCGTCGACCAGGCGATGAAGCCGAAGCCAGCCGCCGATCCGGCAACGCCCGCCGCTTCGACGCCACAGGCGGCCGAGCCGTTGAAGAACGCCGCAACGGAAATGCCTGGCGTCAGTGCGGCGGGAGCCGCAGCGCCGACGCCGATTTTCCCGGCCATGACCGATGAATCGGTGGTGACGGCCTCCACGGAACCTGCCGTGGCGCCGAAGGCATCTGCCGCGAAGAAGGCGGCCAAGGCCTCGCCGACAGCAAAGGCTCCGGCGAAGGCGGCGACGGCAAAGGCCGCGCCGGTGGCGACGGCAAAAGCCGCATCCGCGTCCAAGACGCCTGCGAAGGCGTCGGCAGCAAAGCCTGCCGCCGCCTCAGTGAAGAATACCGCTGCCAAGGCGACTGCTGGAAAGACCATGGCGAAAGCCGAACCGAAACCCGCGCCAGTGAAGAAGCCGGCGGCCAAGAAGACGGCTGGAGCCGCCAAGTGA
- the tatC gene encoding twin-arginine translocase subunit TatC, whose protein sequence is MSVSDKEKDEIEKSSAPLIEHLIELRRRLIWSLGGFFVAFLVCFFFAKKLFNLLVVPFKWATKWAGLDPHKVELIYTAPQEFFFTQVKLAMFGGMVIAFPLIATQIYKFIAPGLYKNERNAFLPFLIASPILFLMGASLVYFFFTPMVMWFFLAMQQAGTDDQVQISLLPKVSEYLSLIMTLIFSFGLVFQLPVVTSLMTRVGMLSSKALAEKRKWAIVIAFVVAAVLTPPDPMSQIGLAIPTILLYEVAIWAARWIERSQERERLAREKQEAGETVADKTPDEPPAPAAS, encoded by the coding sequence GTGAGCGTTTCGGACAAGGAAAAGGACGAGATCGAAAAATCGTCGGCGCCGCTGATCGAGCATCTCATCGAGCTGCGCCGGCGGCTGATCTGGTCGCTCGGCGGCTTTTTCGTCGCCTTCCTGGTATGCTTCTTCTTTGCCAAGAAGCTGTTCAACCTTCTGGTCGTTCCCTTCAAATGGGCGACCAAGTGGGCGGGTCTCGATCCGCACAAGGTCGAGCTGATCTACACCGCGCCGCAGGAATTCTTCTTCACGCAGGTCAAGCTCGCCATGTTCGGCGGCATGGTCATCGCCTTTCCGCTGATCGCCACGCAGATCTACAAATTCATCGCGCCCGGTCTCTACAAGAACGAGCGCAACGCCTTCCTGCCGTTCCTGATCGCATCGCCCATCCTGTTCCTGATGGGCGCCTCACTGGTCTATTTCTTCTTCACCCCGATGGTGATGTGGTTCTTCCTCGCCATGCAGCAGGCCGGCACGGACGATCAGGTGCAGATTTCGCTGCTGCCGAAAGTGTCGGAATATCTCAGCCTGATCATGACGCTGATCTTCTCCTTCGGCCTGGTGTTCCAGCTGCCGGTGGTGACCAGCCTGATGACGCGCGTCGGCATGCTGTCGTCCAAGGCGCTGGCCGAGAAGCGCAAATGGGCGATCGTCATCGCCTTCGTCGTCGCCGCCGTGCTGACGCCCCCCGATCCGATGAGCCAGATCGGTTTGGCCATCCCGACCATCCTGCTCTACGAGGTCGCCATCTGGGCCGCGCGGTGGATCGAGCGCAGCCAGGAGCGCGAGCGCCTTGCGCGCGAGAAGCAGGAAGCCGGGGAGACCGTGGCGGACAAGACGCCGGACGAGCCGCCGGCGCCGGCTGCCTCGTAA
- the serS gene encoding serine--tRNA ligase, whose product MLDIKWIRDNPKALVEALAKRSWSTAEAQSTVDDLIARDEARREHVTELQTKQERRNAASKEIGNAMRSGDAALAEKLKAEVGDIKTFIQNGEARERELDKALNDALAVLPNVPLDDVPVGKDEHDNVVKHIVGKVPTRPNWVKEHFEVGEALGMMDFERAAKLSGSRFTVLKSGLARMERAIGQFMLDLHTTEHGYEEVIPPLMVRDEVLFGTNQLPKFEEDLFFTPHGEGRLGLIPTAEVPLTNLVREEITAHEKLPLRYTALTPCFRSEAGSGGRDTRGMLRQHQFYKVELVSITDQDSSLAEHERMTQCAEEVLKRLELPFRTMVLCTGDMGFGARKTYDIEVWLPGQNAYREISSCSVCGDFQARRMDARYKDKDGKGNRFVHTLNGSGTAVGRALIAVIENYQNEDGSVTIPEVLRPYMGGLAKIEAK is encoded by the coding sequence ATGCTTGACATCAAATGGATTCGCGACAACCCGAAGGCCCTAGTCGAGGCGCTGGCCAAGCGCTCTTGGTCGACGGCTGAGGCGCAGTCCACGGTCGATGATTTGATCGCCAGGGATGAGGCGCGGCGCGAACACGTCACCGAGCTGCAGACCAAGCAGGAGCGCCGCAACGCCGCCTCGAAGGAGATCGGCAACGCCATGCGTTCGGGCGACGCCGCCCTTGCCGAAAAATTGAAGGCCGAAGTCGGCGATATAAAAACCTTCATCCAGAATGGCGAGGCGCGCGAACGCGAGCTCGACAAGGCGCTGAACGACGCGCTTGCGGTGCTGCCCAATGTGCCGCTCGACGACGTGCCTGTCGGCAAGGACGAACACGACAATGTCGTCAAACACATCGTCGGCAAGGTGCCCACGCGGCCGAACTGGGTGAAGGAGCATTTCGAAGTTGGCGAAGCGCTCGGCATGATGGATTTCGAGCGGGCGGCGAAGCTGTCGGGCTCACGCTTCACCGTGCTGAAGAGCGGCTTGGCGCGGATGGAACGCGCCATCGGCCAGTTCATGCTCGACCTCCACACGACCGAGCACGGCTATGAGGAAGTGATCCCGCCGCTGATGGTGCGCGATGAGGTGCTTTTCGGCACCAACCAGCTGCCGAAATTCGAGGAGGACCTGTTCTTCACGCCGCACGGGGAGGGCAGGCTTGGCCTGATCCCCACCGCCGAAGTGCCGCTCACCAACCTGGTGCGCGAGGAAATCACCGCGCATGAAAAACTGCCGCTGCGCTATACCGCGCTGACGCCGTGTTTCCGTTCGGAGGCAGGCTCAGGTGGGCGCGACACGCGCGGCATGCTGCGCCAGCACCAGTTCTACAAGGTCGAGCTGGTGTCGATCACCGACCAGGACTCTTCGCTGGCCGAGCATGAACGCATGACGCAATGCGCCGAGGAAGTGCTGAAGCGGCTGGAACTGCCGTTCCGCACCATGGTGCTGTGCACCGGCGACATGGGTTTTGGCGCGCGCAAGACCTACGACATCGAGGTCTGGCTGCCCGGCCAGAATGCCTATCGCGAAATCTCGTCCTGCTCGGTCTGCGGCGATTTCCAGGCGCGCCGCATGGACGCCCGCTACAAGGACAAGGACGGCAAGGGCAACCGCTTCGTCCACACGCTCAACGGTTCGGGCACCGCCGTCGGCCGTGCGCTGATTGCCGTCATCGAAAACTACCAGAACGAAGACGGCAGCGTAACGATTCCTGAAGTGCTGCGGCCTTACATGGGCGGTCTGGCAAAGATCGAAGCGAAGTAA
- the surE gene encoding 5'/3'-nucleotidase SurE yields the protein MRILLTNDDGIHAEGLASLERVARTLSDDVWVVAPEQDQSGYAHSLSISEPLRLRKIGEKHFAVRGTPTDCVIMGVKKILPGAPDLILSGINSGANIADDVTYSGTVAGAMEGALLGIRSIALSQGYSYVGEDRIVPYETTEALAPALLKKLVATPLPDGVLLNVNFPNCLPEEVAGTVVTMQGKLVHSLWVDERRDGRGLPYYWLRFGREPVEGKQGTDLHALRNRLVSVTPLQLDLTAHEIRDQLSKALA from the coding sequence ATGCGCATTCTTCTCACCAATGACGACGGCATTCATGCCGAGGGCCTGGCGTCGCTCGAGCGCGTCGCCCGTACGCTCTCCGACGATGTCTGGGTGGTGGCGCCGGAGCAGGACCAGTCCGGCTATGCGCATTCGCTTTCGATCTCGGAGCCGTTGCGGCTGCGCAAGATCGGCGAGAAGCATTTTGCCGTGCGCGGCACGCCGACCGATTGCGTCATCATGGGCGTCAAGAAGATCCTGCCCGGCGCGCCCGACCTGATCCTGTCCGGCATCAATTCCGGCGCCAACATCGCCGATGACGTGACCTATTCGGGAACCGTCGCCGGCGCCATGGAAGGCGCGCTGCTCGGTATCCGTTCGATCGCGCTGAGCCAGGGCTATTCGTATGTCGGCGAGGACCGCATCGTCCCCTACGAGACCACCGAGGCGCTGGCGCCGGCGCTGCTGAAGAAGCTCGTTGCGACGCCGCTCCCGGACGGCGTGCTGCTCAACGTCAATTTTCCGAACTGCCTTCCTGAAGAGGTCGCCGGCACGGTGGTCACCATGCAAGGCAAACTCGTGCACAGCCTGTGGGTCGACGAGCGCCGCGACGGGCGCGGCCTGCCTTACTACTGGTTGCGCTTCGGCCGCGAGCCGGTCGAGGGCAAGCAAGGCACCGACCTCCATGCGCTGCGCAACCGTCTGGTGTCGGTGACGCCGTTGCAGCTCGACCTCACCGCGCATGAGATCCGTGACCAGCTGAGCAAGGCGCTTGCATGA
- a CDS encoding protein-L-isoaspartate(D-aspartate) O-methyltransferase translates to MNLPIDDREGFAAFLLRLRGRGTVPKALIAAFEATPRRGFLAAHFHQLAWSDRMLPIECGEAIEGADMQAAVIAALAIESGNRVLEIGTGSGYTAAVMSRLAARIVTIDRYKTLVEQARQRFEALGIGNVIVRQADGSGGLPAEGPFDRIVAWAAFDSLPRFLLDQLSSGGIVIAPIGPEEGEQVLAKLTKVGSRFEREDIGLVRLQPILRSVAAII, encoded by the coding sequence ATGAACCTGCCAATCGATGACCGCGAAGGATTTGCCGCTTTCCTGTTGCGCCTGCGCGGCAGGGGCACCGTGCCGAAGGCGCTGATCGCGGCTTTCGAGGCAACGCCGCGGCGCGGCTTCCTGGCGGCCCACTTCCACCAGCTCGCCTGGTCCGACCGCATGCTGCCGATCGAATGCGGCGAGGCGATCGAAGGCGCCGACATGCAGGCGGCGGTGATCGCGGCCCTTGCCATCGAATCGGGAAACCGCGTGCTCGAGATCGGCACCGGCTCCGGTTATACGGCGGCGGTGATGTCGCGGCTGGCGGCGCGGATCGTCACCATCGACCGCTACAAGACGCTGGTGGAGCAAGCCAGGCAGCGCTTTGAGGCGCTGGGCATCGGCAATGTCATCGTGCGCCAGGCGGACGGCTCCGGCGGCCTGCCTGCCGAAGGGCCGTTCGACCGCATCGTCGCCTGGGCCGCCTTCGACAGCCTGCCGCGCTTCCTGCTCGACCAGCTGTCGAGCGGCGGCATCGTCATCGCGCCGATCGGGCCGGAGGAGGGCGAGCAGGTGCTTGCCAAGCTCACCAAGGTCGGAAGCCGTTTCGAGCGCGAGGATATCGGCCTCGTGCGGCTGCAGCCGATCCTGCGCAGCGTCGCGGCGATCATCTAG